Part of the Lichenicola cladoniae genome is shown below.
CCTGTCGCGGGTGCAGGCGGTGCTGGTCCAGCTCGGGCAGGAAAGCACCGATGCGGAAGCCTTGCTGCCCGGTCCCGCGCAACTGGAGGCACACGAACAGGCCTGCATCGATGCGGCACGGGCCCTGGAGATGGCGGGCGACGCACTGGAGGCGGCCCAGGCAGCCCATGCCGGCGCCTCCCGCGCCGCCGATGCCGCCCGGATCGAGGCGGCGGAAACCCGCCGGCTGCATCAGCTGGCCAGCCAGGCGGTGCAGGACACCGAGACCCGGGCCGCGCGGCTGATGGCCGACCATGCCGCCCTCACCTTGCGCCTGCAGCAGGCGGAAGCCGGGTTGCTGCCATTGGCCGAGCGCGAGGCCGTCTCGGATGCGATGACGATGGCGGATGCAGCGCGCACTGCCGCCGCCACGGCCCTGGAGGGTGCGGAGGCCGGACGGGCTGCGGCGGTGTCGGCCCGGATCGAGAGCGGCGCCCAGCTGCAGGAGGCTGGCCGGCAACGCAGCCAGCTCGAAACGACGCTGCGCCAGGCGGAGGCAGCGCATGCAGGCGCCGTGGTCCAGCACGACACCGTGTCGCGCAATCATGCCGATGCGCTGGCCGCGATCCCGCCGGCCGAACTCCTCGACACTGCACGGAGCGCACGGGCGGCAGCGGACGCCACGCTTGGCGCAGTGCAGGCGCGGCTGGCCGACGCCGACGCGGCTCATGAGGCGGCGAACGAAGCGGCCCGCGACGCCGCAGCCGCGCTCTCGGCCTGTCGTGACGCGCACGGACGGCTGGGCGCGGAAGTGGACGGACTCGCCCAGGCCCTGGCGGTCGGCGACGACCACGGAGCCGCCTGGGACCAGGGTTGGCGAACACTGGCGGACGAGCTCGATGTTCCCGACGGGCTGGAGGCTGCGCTGGCCGCCTTCCTGGCGGATGGGCTCGAAGCGGCCTGCGACGCCGATGCACCGCGTGCCTGGCTCGACCTTCCGGCCATGGACCTCGAACCGCTGCCGGCCGGAGCCGTGGCGCTCGATACGCTCGTCGTCGCACCCGCCCGGCTGAGCCGTGCGCTGTCCCGGGCCGGGCTGACCGACAGTGCCGCCGATGCCGCACTCCGGCAGGCGGAACTGCAACCCGGCCAGTGCCTGGTGACGCGGGATGGCGGGCTCTGGCGCTGGGACGGCTATCGAACCATGCCCGGCCTCGCGAGCCAGGCCGCCCTACGACTGCAACTTCGGAACCGGCTGCGGGACACACGCGCCGGGCACCAGGACGCGGCGGCCGCCATCGCGCCGGCGGAACAGCGATCGGCACGCTGTATTGCGGACTGCGACGCCACCCTCGCCGAGGCACGCTCGGCCAGGACCGCCCGCGCCGTCGCCGAGCAGGTGCTGGATACCGCCAGGACCGGCGAGGCGGAGGCCGGACGACGCGACGCCGAGGCGCGGGTGCGACGCGATGCGCTGGCACCGCATCTGGCTCGCACCGTTGCCGCGCGCGACGAATCCGGGCACGCCCTGCAGGCAGCCCTTGCGGCCCTGGATGCACTTGCCGATGCGGCCACTCTCGCGGCGACGCATGCGGCATCCGTTCAGCTTGAGACGGAGGCCGTTGCGGCGGAGGACCAGGCACGCAGCGTGCGCCGGGCCGCCGAAGCGCGGCTGCAGCAGGCGCGCGCCGACGCCTCGGACCGGCTCGGGCGGCATGCCGAGAGCGAGAATGCCAGCGGGGCCCTGAAGCCGCTGCTGGAATCGACCCGGGACGAGGCCGCGGCCGCGACGGCACGGTTCCGTGCCGCGCAAGATGCCTTATCCGGGCTGACCGCACCGGACGTCGGCGACCTGACATTGCGGGATGCACTCGAGCGTGCCGCGTCGGCGAACCGGATGGAACAGGTTGCCCGGACGGAGCGCCGCACCGCCGAGGCATCTCTGGCGACCTGCCTGGCCGAGCGCGACCAGCTGGCCACCGCCGTTCGCGACGGAAGCAGCCGGCTGGACGCGCTCGCTGTCAGGCAGGAGTCATCGCTCGCTGAGCAGGACGAGGTCGCCCGTCTCGTCCGATCGTTGGCGGAGGCGGCCGCCCTGCTGGCCGACCCGGTCGAAGCCGCCACGCAGGCCAATTCGGCACGCGAGGATCTCGGTGCGATCCGGGTGGAGGAGCGCGAGGTAGCCGAGGCACGCGCAGCCCTCGGCGCCGAACAGGCCGGGCACGACGCCAGGCGCGGTCCGCTCGAGGCAGGACTGGCCGACTGGCTGGCGCGTACGGCCGCCGCCGAGGCCTCGCTCGGGTCCGCGGAGGCCCGGCTGGCCGACGCGATGACCGAGCAGGCCCGGCTGGCCGCCGGCCCGGCTGAGGCCGAGGCGCGCACCCTGGCGCTCGATGCCGCAGGCCGGCTGGCGACGGAGGCGCAACAGGCGGCCCACGACCGGCTCGAACAGGCCGATACGGCGCTGCACGACGCCCAGATCGAGCGGCGCACGCGGGAGGCAGGCCTTGTCGATGCCCGCGAGGGCGTATTGCGGGCGGATGCGCGACAGGAACAGGCGCAGGCAATTCTCGACCAGATCCTGGCCGAGACGCCGGAGCCGCCGGATTTCGTGCCGGCCGACCTGTCGGATTCGGCCGAGACCAGCCTGCGCCGGCGGATCGCCAGGCTCACCCGCGAACGCGACGAGATCGGGCCGGTCAATCTGCGCGCCGAACTCGAACTGCAGTCGGCGGTCGAGCGGATCGCCGTCATCGAGCACGAGGCGCTGGAAATCCAGGAGGCGGTCAATCATCTGCGCAGCCAGATCGACCAGCTGAACCGGGACGGAAGGGCACGCCTGCTCGCGGTATTCGAGATTGTCGACAAGCACTTCCAGGCACTGTTCGCGCGCATGTTCAACGGCGGTCGCGCGCATCTCGGCATGGTCGGATCGGACGACCCGCTCAGTGCCGGGCTGGAAATCTACGCGCAGCCGCCGGGCAAGAAGCTCGCCACCCTGTCGCTGCTGTCCGGCGGCGAGCAGGCGCTGACCGCGCTATCGCTGATCTTCGCCGTATTCCGCTGCAATCCCGCCCCGGTCTGTGTGCTGGACGAGGTGGATGCGCCGCTCGACGATGCCAACGTCGATCGCTTCTGCGCGCTGCTGGGCGACATGGTACAGGAAACCGGGACGCGATTCCTGGTGGTGACCCATCATCAGCTGACCATGGCGCATATGGACCGGCTCTACGGCGTCACGATGCAGGAGCGTGGAGTCAGCCGGGTTCTGTCGGTCGATCTGGCGCGGGCGACGGAGATGGTCGGTTAAATCTGGATTCTTGCCGGGCTGGGTGATCAGCATGGAAATCATCAAGATGATTATCGTCATGAGCGCCGTTACGGCTTTGGCCGGATGCGATGTGCAGTTCCATCCGAAATAACCGGGGGACACTGCCTGCCTCGACCGCCAGGTGAAGGACTTCCATGTTCCCGTCCATCAAGCTGTAGAGATCTGCGGCGCCCAGCTACCCGATCTGACCGGGGATGCCGACTTGCAGCGATATGCATCGGCCTACAACATCTCCTACCAGTACAATCCCCGGCTCGATGCTGAGATCAAGCACGAGAGCTGGTCGCAATCGATCCTGATCGGGACCCTGATCCCGAACGACTACAGCCTCAGCTTGGCCGAGATCTCAGGAACGCCGTGACGAACTACCGATCAGGCGGAGCTTCAACCGTCCCAGATCGCGCAGGAAACCGGTCACGCGCCATGATGTTGACTGCTGCATCGCAGTCAGTTCCCGGCGTAGCTGTTCGGATACTGCCGTAGCGGACGGGATCGAGCCATCGTCCGGGGTGGGCATGACCGGAACCTGCACGACCGGCGCTGCCGGTTCGACCGGCTTATCCGCCTCGACCGGCTCGAGCACGAACGCGCAGGCACGGCCGTAGCCGGGAAACGGATGGTGCGTTGTCCGCCAGCCGGCCCGGCGCGCAGCCTCGGTCAGGAACTCGCGGGTAAACCCGAGCTCCATCCACCCCCACCGCCGCATGCAGAACACCGACAATGCGTCCATCCGCGGGCCCCATGCGAACGGGATCGCCGGGATGACCGTATCGACGATGGGTTCGCCACACAGTATCAGCCGTCCACCCGGCTTCAGTCGCTGACGCAGCGTCTGCAGCAGCTCCTGGAAATCCAGCGCGTGGTGGAATGCCTCGAAAAATAGGATGGCATCGAAACGTTCGGCCTCGAACCCGGCGCCGAACCGCCCGCACTCGAGGTTGACCGGCAGCCCGAGAATATCGGCCTGCCGGCGGATACCGTCGAGCGCCGTCTGGTCGATATCGACGCCGTTCGCCTGTATGCCCATCCGCGCCAGCATCAGCAGCAACTGCCCGCTGCCGGGACCATATTCGAGGACGCTCTGCCCCGGCGAAACGTTCAGCAGTTGCAGGATGTTTCCCCACGCGAACATGAACTCGGCCAGCAGCTTCGGGTTCTTGAAGCTCCATGGGACCAGGCCGGTCCATAGATCCGCCGGCACGACACCGTTGCTCTCGGACGCCTCGTCGCGCTCGGCCACGTAGAGATCATCGTCTTTACGGGCACGCAGGGTCGCATACAGATCGAGCGCCGCGGTTCGATATTCGGCGGAAAACGGATCCAGCGTTGCCAGGGCCCGGGCCTTGGGATGCTCGAGGACGACCGTGGCAAGGCGAACATACTGTTCACCGTCGGGATGTTTGCCATCGAGCTCCGCAAGAACGGAATCGAACGCATCGGACCGCTCGGGCTCGTTCATCCTGGGCCGTTGAACGTGCCGTCGATCGATCGCATCATCGCTCGACTATGCGGATTATGATGCTGACATTCAAGTCACCATCGAAAAGCAGGTTTGGGGTAAAAACCTCGTTTCGTTCACGGACCGGAGTGCGGTTGGGCGCCGGAGGGCCGGCGGCTGCGAGCCAAGGTCCCATCCGGGCAGTGGCGCACAGTCTATGGCTCGTTCGAGATTTGGCGCGGCGCTTCCTGTTCCGGACCATCATGATGTCGAGCTGATGCTGGATTGCGAGTAGGCGGGGCAATGGCGCCCAGGGCTTCAAGGTATCGCCGCGCCGACGGATCGTGAAGCGGACCTGCGGCTGGATGACCCGTTGGCGTAGCCTCGTTCGTGACCATGAGCGCCGGATCGACGTGTCCAAGGCCATGATCTTCGTAGCCATGACCCCATGACCGAAAATCTACTGCACAAAAGTTCTCACCCAACACTTTCTCAACGGTCGTTACGACGGTTAGACTGTCAAGCCTCGGGTAGGATGCGCCTTGATAGGGTCATAGAAATTATTCATAATAGATTGCTGTGATCTTGCCAAACAAACCCAGTGCTCTCGTTAACAAAGATGGAAAACCATGGTGGAAGTTATTTCAATACATGTGACTAAGTGCGCTGGAAGTTCACTGAGACTAGCTTTAGAGCAGGCCTACGCGCCGGCGACCGTTTTTCTGATGCACGGTGACAATCCTGCAAATCCAATATCGAGAACTAATATTGATCCAGAGGGATCAGCAGAACGTACTCGGCAACTCTACGAAGGACTTGATAAGAACGTTCAGGCAATACATGGTCACTTGGACGTAAAAAAGTTCCGGTTTATTAGCCGGTCGGTTCGGCGAATAACGATACTTCGCCATCCGATCGAGAGAACGATATCGCACTACTATTTCTTTCGGCAGGATCATCCTTCCGGGCATCCGATCAGGGACTATTTACTACGTAATGACCTGTCCTTACTGGAGTTCGCGCGACTCCCAGTTATAAAGAATTTCTATCGACAGGTATTTTTTGGCGGTGTCGATCGATCCGAACTCGATTTTGTGTCTAGCATAGAAGCGCTTCCGCAGAGGCTGCCGACCCTGTGCGCGTTGCTTGATCGTGAAATCTCTTTGCCACGGGAGAATGTTGGATCGCTCCGCGCGATGAGTCCTGTCATTTCAGATGAAGTATTGGAGAGTTTAGCGAACCTTCTGACAGATGATATTGACTTTTATCAAGACTGGACAACAGCCTAGGTGTTTAATGCTGTGCCTGATACGGATCACCGAGTGGCACGCCGCCTTAGAACGGAATCCGGTAAATTATCCCCCATGGCTTGCAGCCGATAGAGCCAGAAAAGACCCGAGTAATTCCCGACACGCCGATGCCGCTATCGAACAGAAACGTTCCGAGATGCCCGGAGACGAAGGCATCGATCTTTTCGAGGCCTTCTGGGTCTACGGACAACCGAACCACATCGGGGGCCATGGCCGATGCGATAGGAACGGTAACTACCCCTAAAACCGCGAGTAGGCGTTGCAGACGTTGCAGGCGGATCTTCACTGGAGCCCCGTTGAACATGTGGCTCACACTTTTGGCAGCATGAGCGCGTGTGCACAATCAGGTGCGGAAAGCGACAGACGCATCGCCCGCTTCGGATAGATAGCTTCTGAAATGTCTTAAGTGCAGGTTTGCTCCTAAAATGCTGAAGTGCGCAATTTATGGTCGCGCCAGCGTCAACCTGCTTCGAGCGAGGATGATACCCTTTATCCCAGGTAAAGATCGGCCGATTTGAAGCAGAGCCAGTTAAGGAAAATCACGGCAGTGTTCTGCCGCAGATCTTCCGGATCGCAGCCCGGCTGTAGGCTCCAAGCCTAGAAAGTGGAGTTTCAGAGCCCGATCATGGCCTTTGCCGCCGCGAGGTAGGTGCGTCCGATCCGAACCTGCGTCCCGTCTGCAAGCGCCGCGCGCCAGGCGCCCAGACCGTCGTGATGGAGTCGCCTGATCACCGCGCGCCGCACGATCACCGATCGATGCAGCCGCAAAAAGTGCTCCGGATCGAGCTTGTGCTCCAGCTCGCTCAGCGTTTGATGCACCAGATAGCTGCGCGCGCCCACGTGCAGCCGCATGTAGTCGCGCTCCGCCTCAATCCGGTCGATCTCGGCAACAGAAACCCGGATCATTTCGGCCCGGTGTGGGACCCAGAGTTGCGCGACCCAGGGTGATGACGTGGTCCTGGCGCCGGCCGGCGCGGCGTCGCTTACGCGGGCCACCGCCTTGGCCAGCCGTTCGAGCTCCACAGGCTTGAGCAGGTAGTCGCTGGCGGCGACGTCGAAGGCGCTCACCGCGAACTGGTCGAACGCGGTGCAAAACACCACGGCTGGACGCACGGGTCGTCCCTCCAGGGCGCGGGCCACAGCCAGTCCGTCGAGGCCGGGCATGGAAATGTCCAGCAGGATCAGGTCGGGCGACAGCGCCCCGATCAGCCGCAACGCAGCCTCACCGTTGGACGCCGCCCCCACCAGCTCCACCTCATCCAGCTGTGCGCAGAGCACCTGTAGCCGCTCCACCGCCAGTGGCTCGTCGTCCACCACAAGGGTGCGCAGGTGGCGATCACCAGGCATGGCGCGCGAGCGGCAGGACAATCTCAACCCGGAAGCCGCCACGGGGCCTGCGCACCCAGCGGCAGCCAGCCGCGTCCCCGTAGCGGGCGGCGAGGCGATCGCAGACGTTGCGCAAGCCGACGCCCGTTCCCTCTGCTCCGCCCCTGTCGACCGACGCCCCGTCGTCGTCCACCGAGAGCCGAAGCATGGCCTCGGCCACGTCCGCGCGCAGCGTGATTGTCACTGGGCGCGAGGTCTTCGACACGCCGTGCTTGACGGCATTCTCCACCAACGGCTGCAGGATCAGTCCCGGCACACGCGCACTACCGAGTTCGGGAGGAACGTCGATGTCCACGATCAGGCGCTCGGGGAAGCGCACGGCCTCGATGTCGAGATAGAGCCGCTGCAGCGCGATCTCCTCGGACAGGGTCACGTCCTGGGTGGGATCGCCGCCAAGGCTGGTGCGGAAAAAGGTCGATAAATTGGCGATCATCCGCTCCGCCGCCTGCAAGCGGCCTGTCATCACCAGGCTGGAGAGCGAGTTCAAGGTGTTGAACAGGAAGTGCGGGTTGACCTGGTAGCGAAGGGCACGAAGTTCGGCCGACTGCGCGGCCGCCCGAAGCTCCGCGCCACGCCGCTCCAGGATGCGCACCTCGCCCGCGTACTGTAGCGCGAGGTAGAGGGCCGACCAGGCGATGAACAGAAAGTAGCCGTCCGCCGTGGTAACGATGATCTGCTCGGCCAGCGATTCGGGGTCGCAGTTGACCTGGCTGAGAGCTAGCCCGTCACCCGCCGACACACCGGCCGTGGTCCTTTCGACACGGGGGCATCCCCAGGCTTGGCCTGGGACCCGCCTCCCGTCATGCACGGTGATCGGCAAGGCCAAGACAAACGCGTTCAGGGACGCGTAGGCCAAGGCCGCCGGCAAGGCGATCGCGGCGGCGGCCACGACGCTTCGTTGCAACGACCCGACCATCCGCTTCAAAAACCGGTGGACCGCCCAAGTCACCCCCATCATCAGCAAGATGATCAAGGCGCGCCGGCCCATCATCTCCCATTGGCGCGGATGCGCGACGGCGATGGCGCGCACGGTGTTGACCACGAAGTAGAGTAGCCAGAAGCCGACGATCGAAGCCCAGGCCGTATCGAAGGATCGGACCCTGAAGGGTAATTGAGGTCTCGGTAAGCGCATGTAGAGACTTATAGCCCGCGGGCTGGGCCGACGCAGTCCTCCTCACGTCGTCCATCGAGCCCTGTTTACGGTTGGTCGAAGATCGGTTCCGGCCGGGCCGATCTCTACGCAGGATCTCGCAATGCACCTCCCCAATGTCTTCAAATTACAGCCAAGTAATGATGCGGATCATCTGCCGTGCGGCGTCAATAAACAAGGAACATCGATGGAAGAGGGTCTACCAAGTGGCGACATACCTGGCGGAACGCCTACCCCTTCGCGCCGGACGCTACTGCAGGCTTCTTTAGGCCTCGGTGCGTTCGGATTTGGGTCGGCCAAGGCAGCCTCGCAAATATCGATCGTGGTCGAGCCGCCACCCGCGAACGAGGCGGTGAGTGCTTTCCGCGTCGCCATCGCGCCGGACGCGATCGCGGATCTCAGGCGGCGACTCGCGATGACACGTTGGCCCGAGCGGGAGACTGTGAACGATGGGTCGCAAGGCGTACAGCTGGCGAGAGCGCGGATTCTTATCGAATACTGGCGGGATCGCTACGATATGGGACGACTCGAGCGAAGGCTCAACGCGTTTCCGCAGTTCCGGACTTCCGTTGACGGCCTGGGCATCCACTTTCTCCATGTGCGCTCCAAGCACGCAAATGCTCTGCCAATCATCCTCACGCACGGATGGCCGGGCTCGGTGGTCGAGTTTCTTGACGTGATCGGTCCGCTGACCGACCCGGAAGCACATGGTGGGCGAGCCGAGGATGCGTTCCACGTCGTCATCCCTTCGCTGCCGGGTTACGGCTTCTCGGATAAACCGAAGCAGGTGGGCTGGGACGTACCGAGAATCGCCACCGCGTGGAGCACGCTGATGAAGCGGCTCAACTATGATCGCTGGGTCGCACAGGGCGGCGACTGGGGAGCTCATGTAACCACATGGCTCGGCGTACAAAAGCCTGAAGGGCTAGCCGCAATCCACCTCAACTTTCCCACCCTTTCGCCACCGCCACTCGAAGGCGAGCCAACCGCCGAAGAGAAGGCCGCAATCGCTGAGCTCAAGGCGTTCTTCCGCACGGGAGTAGGTTATGGGGAGATCCAGGAAACCCGGCCGCAGACACTTGGCTACGGCCTCGTTGATTCTCCGGTGGGACAGGCCACCTGGATCTACGAGAAGTTCACGGATTGGACCGACAGCAACCGGAACCCGGAATCGGTGATTTCGCGCGATGCGATGCTCGACGACATCATGCTCTACTGGCTTACGGCGACAGCCGCCTCGTCGGCAAGGCTGTATACGGAAAACTCAGGGAACCAAATTTCGCGTCAGGTGGTGGATATCCCTGTCGGCGTCAGCGTGTTTCCGGGAGAGATCTACCGGCCGCCGCGCATCTGGGGTGAACGGACCTATCCGAAGCTCTTCTACTGGAACCAAGTGTCGAAGGGCGGCCACTTCGCGGCGTTCGAGCAGCCTGCGCTGTTCACCTCGGAACTACGGGCGTGCTTCGCAAGTATGCGGGTATAGCGAGCGTGACTGCGTCGGAAGTTCGGACGAGATGACCGACGGCGCGTCGCAACGACGGACGATCAGGTTCGATCATCGACCTTCACGCTGGCTCGGTAGGCCGCGGTCGTGGCGTTCCGTCGGCACACGTTGCTGCCGCTCGATGATTGCCTGTATGCTCCGCAGCCATCCTTGCCACACCTTACACGATCCAGTCTGCACCGATGTCTGCAGCACCATGACATCTCTCATTTTCCTGAGATCGACGGTGACAAAACTGGTAGGCGGAGGTTCAAGATCTACCCGATGCGCAGCGCGATCCCGCGACGTCGGCAGGCCTGGCGGCAGCGTCGGTGGTGATAGGCTTTGTCAGCGCGAAGCTTGTCCGGCCGGCACCATACACGGCCCTGCCTGCCACCTGAAGGTCGATCGCTGTGACACCATCCAGGGCTATTCGAGGTTACTGGTTGGCGAGGCTTGATCGCCCGGAGTGTGCATGGATCTCTCCATCAGGCTGGGGCAGTGTTCGTAACTCCATTAAGAATGACCCGGTCGGGCCACTACAAGCATTCGAGTAAAAACCGCACCTAAGGATCTTCGGTCTCGAGCGCGTCCGCATCCGGGTCGAGACCGGCAGTCGATGCCGGACCAAACAGACGTTTCCTGACGTCGCAGAATGCATCGGCGCGGATCGCATCGTGCAGCGCATCGAGGTCGCCGGCCAGCGAGCGATCCTCATCCAGGAAAGCCGTCAGCGAGCGAACCAGGGTCCTGTGCAACGACGTCCCATCACCGAGTACCAGGCCGGGCCGCAGATCGATCGCCTGCGCAGCGGTCATGAGTTCCGCCGCCGCCAGCAATTGCAGACGCTCTACGATGGCCCCGGTCTTTTCCACGACCGGAACCGCCATCGTGGCATAATCCTCGATGCCGTCGGCGACCGGCATGACCCAGGCGGCCATCGGCATCGCATCGTGCCCGATCCCGGCGACAAGGGCGGCGACGGTCTTCTGCAGCGGCGCCAACCCGCTTCGGCCATCCGGGCGCGGCGTCAGGAAGCGTGAAAGCCCGCTATTGCCGGACGACATCAATTGCATGATGCGGGCACCGCTCAGCGCAGCCACTCGCGACAGCGCCAAACCAAGCGTCTCGAACGCCATCGTCAGGTGGGTGGTATCAAAGCTCGCCGTGCCGACGATACGGTCCGGATCGGCCAGCACCGCAGGATTATCGTCCGACATGGCAAGCTCGAGCTCGACGGCGCGGGTGGCGGACCCGATCGCGTCCAGCGCGCAGCCCAGGACCGAAGGCGTGCACCGGAAGCTCAGCGGGTCGTGCAGCAGTCGTGCGGCATCCGGCCGATCGAGCGCACCGCGCTGCAGCAGCCCCAGCATCTCGCTGGCGATCCCAGCCTGTCCCGGCACCGGATGCAAGGCGACGACATCGGCGCGAAGCGGCAAGAGATTGGCGCGCTGGGCTTCGAAGCTGAGCGACGCAGCAGCCACAAGCGCCGCCATGGCGCGCTCTGCATCCGCCACCACCAGAGCGCCGAGGCCGCAGGACGCCGCGTTGGAAGACACCAGGGCGAGCCCGTCCTTCAGGCCGAGCTTCGGCGGAACCAAGCCGGCGCGCGCCAGGGCGTCGGCACCGGACAGCAACTCTCCGTCGAGAGTGGCCCGGCCGCCGCCCAGCAGCACCGACGCGATGTGCGCCAGCGGCACGAGATCGGCCTCACCCAGCGATCCGGTCAGCGGGACCTGCGGAACGATGCCGGCGTTCAACAGCGCCAGGTAGGCCTCGACGACCGCAACCGATATTCCTGCAGTGCCGACCGCGAAGCCGGCCAGACGCGCCAGCATGATGGCTCGCACCTGCTCGTCGGTCGCGAACGCGCCGACCCCGACGGCACGGGCCATCACGACACGGCGTTGCACGTCCGTGTCGGTGGCGTCGAGCTTCGTATCCACGACGGCACCCAGTCCGGTGGTGACGCCGTAGATCCGGGCACCGGAGGATGCGAGCCGCGCCACCACGCCATGCGAGGCCCGTATCCGTTCGAGCGCGTCGGGATACAGCCGCACCGCCTGGCCTGCGTGTGCCGCCTCGGCCAGACGACGCGCCGTCAGCGGGACCGGGCCGCCGATCTCCAGTATTGCCGGCATCACGCCCAGCGCAGCTTCTGGCCGATGCCGAGCCGAGCCGCCTTCTGCAGCATGGCGTGTCCCAGCGCGATGTCGGACAGCGACAGCCCGCGATGCCATAGCAGGATGGTCTCGTCCTCGGTCTCGCGGCCCGGACGCAGGCCGGCGACGATCTGGCCGAGCTCTGCATGCAGCGTGGCCTCCGACAGCAGCCCGGCCTCGACATGCGCGCGCAGGCTGCCGAACTTGCCGGCGCGGCACTGGCCCCAGTCATCGACCACCATCTTGTCCATGATGCCGGTCAGCGACAGCTCGACCGCACTCATGGTGCCGTACGGCACGACCAGGGCGCCCGGCTTGATCCAGTCGGTGTGCAGCAGCGGTTCTGGCGCCATCAGCCGCGACGCCTCGACCACGATGTCGGCGCCCTCGACGCAGCTCCGCCAGTCCGCCGTCACGATCACGGTCTTGCCAAGATCCTGGCTCAGCCGGTCGGCGAACGCGTCGCGGCTTTCCGGACGCCGGGAATGGATGCGGATCTCGTCGAAATCGAACAGCCGGTCGAGCAGCCGGACGTTCCAGTAGGCGGTGCCGCGCGCGCCGATATGGCCGAGCACCTTCGACGACCGGCGCGCCAGGTATTTGGCGCCGATCGCCGTCATCCCGCCGGTCCGCATGTCGGTGATGCCGCTCGCGTCCAGGATTGCCCTGGGAATGCCGGTGCCGGGATCGAGCAGCAACAGCGTCGCCAACTCGGAAGGCAGGCCGAGCGTGTAGTTGTCGACGAAATCGCCGACCACCTTGACCCCGGCCAGGTTGATCGGCGCCTTCAGGGCGCCGCGCAGCACGTTGAAGTGACCATTCGAGACGCCGGGCTCCAGGTGCATGCGCGGTTCGATGACCGCCTCGCCGCGACCCTGCGTCGCCAGGCTGGTCTCGATCGCCGCCAGGATCTCGTCATCGTCGATCGCCAGCGCCTCGACGTCGAACCGATTGAGAAAGTCGATATAGATCGGCTGCATGCAGACACAGTCTCCTCGTTCCACGGCCATCGCGGACACGACCAGAGCCAGGCGGCTCCGGCGGATCCGGGTGATCGCACTCGGTCTTCTGGTGATCGCCGGCTGCGTCAACTACCTGGACCGGTCGGCGGTCGCCATTGCCAATGCGCCGATCCGAGAATCGTTGGGCCTGTCGCGGATCGAGATGGGTATCCTGCTATCCGCCTTCTCCTGGAGCTACGGGCTGTCGCAGATCCCGGTCGGCATGCTGATCGATCGCTATGGCCCGCGCCGCCTGCTGACCATCGGCCT
Proteins encoded:
- a CDS encoding sensor histidine kinase, with protein sequence MVNTVRAIAVAHPRQWEMMGRRALIILLMMGVTWAVHRFLKRMVGSLQRSVVAAAAIALPAALAYASLNAFVLALPITVHDGRRVPGQAWGCPRVERTTAGVSAGDGLALSQVNCDPESLAEQIIVTTADGYFLFIAWSALYLALQYAGEVRILERRGAELRAAAQSAELRALRYQVNPHFLFNTLNSLSSLVMTGRLQAAERMIANLSTFFRTSLGGDPTQDVTLSEEIALQRLYLDIEAVRFPERLIVDIDVPPELGSARVPGLILQPLVENAVKHGVSKTSRPVTITLRADVAEAMLRLSVDDDGASVDRGGAEGTGVGLRNVCDRLAARYGDAAGCRWVRRPRGGFRVEIVLPLARHAW
- a CDS encoding epoxide hydrolase family protein, which encodes MHLPNVFKLQPSNDADHLPCGVNKQGTSMEEGLPSGDIPGGTPTPSRRTLLQASLGLGAFGFGSAKAASQISIVVEPPPANEAVSAFRVAIAPDAIADLRRRLAMTRWPERETVNDGSQGVQLARARILIEYWRDRYDMGRLERRLNAFPQFRTSVDGLGIHFLHVRSKHANALPIILTHGWPGSVVEFLDVIGPLTDPEAHGGRAEDAFHVVIPSLPGYGFSDKPKQVGWDVPRIATAWSTLMKRLNYDRWVAQGGDWGAHVTTWLGVQKPEGLAAIHLNFPTLSPPPLEGEPTAEEKAAIAELKAFFRTGVGYGEIQETRPQTLGYGLVDSPVGQATWIYEKFTDWTDSNRNPESVISRDAMLDDIMLYWLTATAASSARLYTENSGNQISRQVVDIPVGVSVFPGEIYRPPRIWGERTYPKLFYWNQVSKGGHFAAFEQPALFTSELRACFASMRV
- a CDS encoding HAL/PAL/TAL family ammonia-lyase, which translates into the protein MPAILEIGGPVPLTARRLAEAAHAGQAVRLYPDALERIRASHGVVARLASSGARIYGVTTGLGAVVDTKLDATDTDVQRRVVMARAVGVGAFATDEQVRAIMLARLAGFAVGTAGISVAVVEAYLALLNAGIVPQVPLTGSLGEADLVPLAHIASVLLGGGRATLDGELLSGADALARAGLVPPKLGLKDGLALVSSNAASCGLGALVVADAERAMAALVAAASLSFEAQRANLLPLRADVVALHPVPGQAGIASEMLGLLQRGALDRPDAARLLHDPLSFRCTPSVLGCALDAIGSATRAVELELAMSDDNPAVLADPDRIVGTASFDTTHLTMAFETLGLALSRVAALSGARIMQLMSSGNSGLSRFLTPRPDGRSGLAPLQKTVAALVAGIGHDAMPMAAWVMPVADGIEDYATMAVPVVEKTGAIVERLQLLAAAELMTAAQAIDLRPGLVLGDGTSLHRTLVRSLTAFLDEDRSLAGDLDALHDAIRADAFCDVRKRLFGPASTAGLDPDADALETEDP
- a CDS encoding ornithine cyclodeaminase family protein; this encodes MQPIYIDFLNRFDVEALAIDDDEILAAIETSLATQGRGEAVIEPRMHLEPGVSNGHFNVLRGALKAPINLAGVKVVGDFVDNYTLGLPSELATLLLLDPGTGIPRAILDASGITDMRTGGMTAIGAKYLARRSSKVLGHIGARGTAYWNVRLLDRLFDFDEIRIHSRRPESRDAFADRLSQDLGKTVIVTADWRSCVEGADIVVEASRLMAPEPLLHTDWIKPGALVVPYGTMSAVELSLTGIMDKMVVDDWGQCRAGKFGSLRAHVEAGLLSEATLHAELGQIVAGLRPGRETEDETILLWHRGLSLSDIALGHAMLQKAARLGIGQKLRWA